CAGTTCCAAAGATCTCATTTACGAAGGTGAAAAGATGAGTTAGTTAAACATTTCACTAACTTTTCTGGAGTGTTTTCTTTTCTCCTAAACAAACTTCGGGCAATCTGCTATAATTCAGATGAACGGGTGATTAAGATGTCTGAAGCTTTGTATAGGAAATATAGACCGAGAAATTTCAGTGAATTGATTGGACAGGATCAAGTGAAAGAGATCCTGGGAAAGACAATAGAAAGCAATACAGTATCCCACGCTTACATATTCTCAGGCTCGAGGGGCACAGGGAAGACTACGACTGCCCGCATTCTTGCCAAGATGCTCAACTGCCTTTCGGAAGGATCTTCAAAACCATGTGGTGTCTGTGACTCCTGCAGGGCCATCGATTCCTCTTCGCATATGGACGTCGTTGAACTTGATGCGGCTTCTTACAGAGGAATAGACGAGATCAGGAAGATACGGGATGCCGTATCTTACAGGCCGGTTATGGGCGGGTTTAAAGTATATATTATTGATGAATTTCACATGCTGACAAGAGAAGCCTTCAATGCGCTTTTGAAGACTCTTGAAGAACCTCCCGAAAGAGTTGTTTTCGTTCTTGCCACAACTAATCTTGAGAAGGTTCCGGAGACAGTACTTTCTCGCTGTCAGATCTTTAACTTCAAGCCTCTTGAAGAAAAGGACATTATGACTTACCTTGAGAAAATTGCTAAGGCAGAGGGGCTGGAGTTCGATGAAAGGGCGCTTCGCTACATATCTAAGGCGGCGCACGGAGGCATGAGAGACGCAGTCAATCTTATGGAGAGAGTAATCGCTTTTGCTGATGATGTGAGCGAAGAGTCTGTGAGAGCTACTCTGGGTATTCTTCCTGAAGAGGTCGTAAAGGAGTTTATTTCAGCCTTTTCATCCGGAGAGCCTTCAATGATATTGAAGATGTCTGAAGATATTCAGTCCGGAGGATTCACTTACGAAGTCTTTCTTGAACAAGTGATAGATGCTGTTAAAGATCAACTTGTACATGAAGCCAGCGGTGAGAGGTTCAATCTTCTCTCATCTCTCTGGGAGATAAATCGAGAACTAAGATATGCCGAAGACAAGCGCGGCACTTTTGAAGTGATGACACTTCTCAAGAGCGGATTGGGGAAAGCGCGAATCAATCTCGCCGCTTCAGATGAACCGACTTCGACAGACTCGATTGCTGTCGAAGCTGACTCTAAGAAGTCCGAAGATTCTGATATGGTAGATGGCAAGGACCTTACAGAGATACTGGAGCACCTTCGAAGAAACAACTATATTCTCTTGTGGACTCTGTTGAGCCTTGCAAGCGTAAGAAATACCGAAGATGGAAAGGAATTTGTGGTCGATGCGGACAGTGATTACTCACAAGCGCTTCTTGAAGAAAGGCTTGGATCACTGAATCGAATTTCGACGGATCTTGTTGGGAAGAAGTTCCTTCTAGCAGATGATTCGGTCCGAGAAGATCCTTTTGGAAATCTAGATGAAGATTCTAGAGAGTATGTTGATGCAGTAATTGCCGGACTTGGTTTGAAGGATGATATCGACAAAGGAAAGATAAAAATAGAGCTTGAGGAGGATTAATGATGGCAAAGAAATTCAGGGGCCTGGGCGGTAGAAACTACGGTGGTTCAAAAAAAGGTTCCAATATGGGTGAGCTTCTGAAACAAGCCCAGAAGGCACAGGAAGAAATGGAAAATCTTGAAGATACTTTCAAGACAATTGAGGTCGCTGCTTCAGCCGGCGGCGGCGCAATA
The genomic region above belongs to Mesotoga infera and contains:
- the dnaX gene encoding DNA polymerase III subunit gamma/tau, producing MSEALYRKYRPRNFSELIGQDQVKEILGKTIESNTVSHAYIFSGSRGTGKTTTARILAKMLNCLSEGSSKPCGVCDSCRAIDSSSHMDVVELDAASYRGIDEIRKIRDAVSYRPVMGGFKVYIIDEFHMLTREAFNALLKTLEEPPERVVFVLATTNLEKVPETVLSRCQIFNFKPLEEKDIMTYLEKIAKAEGLEFDERALRYISKAAHGGMRDAVNLMERVIAFADDVSEESVRATLGILPEEVVKEFISAFSSGEPSMILKMSEDIQSGGFTYEVFLEQVIDAVKDQLVHEASGERFNLLSSLWEINRELRYAEDKRGTFEVMTLLKSGLGKARINLAASDEPTSTDSIAVEADSKKSEDSDMVDGKDLTEILEHLRRNNYILLWTLLSLASVRNTEDGKEFVVDADSDYSQALLEERLGSLNRISTDLVGKKFLLADDSVREDPFGNLDEDSREYVDAVIAGLGLKDDIDKGKIKIELEED